Proteins found in one Rhodovulum sp. MB263 genomic segment:
- the cbiM gene encoding cobalt transporter CbiM: protein MHIVDGALAAPVVIGGAVLAAGGVARGLRDLTLEKIPAAGMLSASFFVASLIHVPIGPSSVHLILNGLAGLVLGWAAFPALFVGLLLQAVFFGFGGLTVLGVNTLNIALPAVIVHYLCRRGIASGSPRTAAIWGGIGGALAIALTAALVGVALALSGAAFLPAAKLVFLAHVPVMAIEGLLSAAAVYLAIQVKPDLFLSLQGPAR, encoded by the coding sequence ATGCATATCGTGGACGGGGCGCTGGCGGCGCCCGTGGTGATCGGCGGTGCGGTGCTGGCGGCCGGAGGCGTCGCCCGCGGGTTGCGCGATCTGACGCTCGAGAAGATCCCCGCCGCCGGGATGCTCTCGGCCAGCTTCTTCGTGGCCTCGCTGATCCATGTGCCGATCGGCCCGTCCTCGGTGCACCTGATCCTGAACGGTCTGGCCGGGCTGGTGCTCGGCTGGGCCGCCTTTCCCGCGCTGTTCGTGGGGCTTCTGCTCCAGGCGGTCTTCTTCGGTTTCGGCGGGCTGACGGTGCTGGGGGTCAATACCCTGAACATCGCGCTGCCCGCGGTGATCGTGCATTACCTCTGCCGGCGCGGGATCGCGTCCGGCAGTCCGCGGACCGCCGCGATCTGGGGCGGTATCGGCGGCGCGCTGGCCATCGCGCTGACCGCCGCGCTTGTCGGTGTCGCCCTCGCGCTCAGCGGTGCGGCCTTTCTTCCGGCGGCCAAGCTGGTCTTTCTCGCCCATGTTCCGGTGATGGCGATCGAGGGCCTGCTGAGTGCCGCAGCCGTCTATCTGGCCATCCAGGTCAAGCCCGATCTCTTTCTCAGCCTGCAAGGACCCGCCCGATGA